The sequence tttcaaatttcgttgtacttgtacaatgacaaataaagtcctATTCTaatcacctgtcaacaataaaagactacatcattaccagcaaggactatgtttttttttctctctttttttttttggatatactcTATtggtccccgtagggaaattatgctctgcatttaacctatcctagctgtgtagctaggagcagtgggcagccaccgtgcagcacccggggaccaactccagttcttcttgccatgcctcggtcaggggcacagacagcagtattaaccctaacatgcatgtcttttttaatggtggcggaaaccggagcatctggagaaaacccactgcagacacggggagaacatgcaaactccactcaggatgacctgagatgattcccaaggttggacaaccccggggttcaaacccaggactttcttgctgtgaggcgacggcactAACCACAGCACCACCTTGCCACCCAAGATAGTGGGCTAGGTCCTGTGATTACATTAACCCCCGCCCCCACAGTGACTGACTGTAGATATATAATCAATCCTCACCAACCACCCCAACCTCACCCCCAGCCCCGGGCCAGTCCCAGCGGATAAGTCCAGGCTGATGTCCCTGGATGTCCCTGGCAGACACAATTTCGGCGGCGTTCATTTCAGAGGCACATAGAAGGCTGCTTGGTATTATAGCTGCTAAAGGAGTGTTGCGTTTGTAAATAGAGtattaaattgtgtgtgtgtgtgtgtgtgtgtgtgtgtgtgtgcacgcgcgcgcgtgctTGAGGAGAAACCAACATGTGACCATCTTAATTATCTTGGGTTgattcaaaactaatttctaaaAGCTTCTTTGTCACATTTTTCAAAAACGCTCTTCTTCACAACTCTATAAGCAATGAATGATGAATGTAACCATAGACTAAtgaatttgttaaaaaaaatcagttcatAATATATAGCAATAAAAATCACTGGCTGCCACCTTTCTGCCTCCTCTGCTTCATACCCCATAGCTGTCTGGTCTGACATGTGTCTTTAAGGCACATGTTCTACCAAGGATGTCACAtttctgtaaaaagaaaaaagaaaagtgctCCTCAGTAATTGCCCTTGCCCTTGTTACAGATAGTGTTTACTGACTTAATACTGACTTCCCTTTTCTCATTTACCCAGATGAAGTGCGTACGGGGACTTACCGGCAGCTGTTCCATCCTGAGCAGCTGATCTCCGGAAAGGAGGATGCAGCCAACAACTATGCCCGTGGACACTACACCATTGGCAAAGAGATCATTGACTCCGTCTTAGACAGGATCCGCAAGCTGGTGAGAACCCAAAGAGGGATAAAGAGAAATCTCATTTACAAAATACCGTACTCTCTTTGTGTAGCcagcatagtttttttttttaatttgtcagTCATTCtgattctctttttttctctctgaagGCGGATCAGTGCACTGGCCTCCAAGGTTTCCTGGTTTTCCATTCATTTGGTGGAGGCACTGGCTCTGGTTTCACCTCCCTGCTGATGGAGAGACTTTCTGTCGACTTTGGCAAGAAGTCCAAGCTGGAGTTTGCCATCTATCCAGCCCCTCAAGTGTCCACAGCCGTGGTGGAGCCCTACAACTCCATCCTGACCACCCACACCACCCTGGAACACTCTGACTGTGCCTTCATGGTGGACAATGAGGCCATCTATGATATCTGCCGCAGGAACCTTGATATCGAGCGCCCATCTTACACCAACCTCAATAGGCTCATCAGCCAAATAGTCTCTTCTATTACAGCCTCCCTTCGCTTTGATGGAGCCCTGAACGTCGACCTGACGGAGTTCCAGACCAACTTGGTGCCCTACCCACGTATCCATTTCCCTCTGGCCACCTACGCCCCGGTCATCTCCGCCGAGAAGGCCTATCACGAGCAGTTGTCAGTGGCTGAAATCACTAATGCCTGTTTCGAGCCTTCAAATCAGATGGTGAAGTGTGATCCCCGTCATGGTAAATACATGGCCTGCTGCCTGCTTTACCGTGGCGACGTGGTGCCCAAAGATGTCAATGTAGCCATTGCTGCCATCAAGACTAAACGCACCATCCAGTTTGTGGACTGGTGTCCCACAGGTTTCAAGGTGGGCATCAACTACCAGCCCCCCACGGTGGTTCCTGGAGGAGACCTGGCCAAGGTCCAGAGGGCTGTGTGCATGCTGAGCAACACCACAGCCATCGCTGAGGCCTGGGCTCGCCTTGACCACAAGTTTGATCTGATGTATGCCAAGAGGGCCTTCGTCCACTGGTATGTAGGGGAGGGCATGGAGGAAGGAGAGTTCTCAGAGGCCAGagaagatatggctgccctggagaaggattATGAAGAGGTGGGCATCGactcatttgaggaggatgaggaaggagaggaaTATTAGCCTGTCTATCTCAGTATCGCCAAAAAAAGGATCAACTTCCATGCTGTCATTTCCACCATTGTAACGGTTTGTTCTTGATTAGAGGGGAAAAAACTAAAATCATTTgtggcaaaaaacaaaatgttttgctattcaagaaaaaaaaataaaactcaaAACAGCAGTCACTCCCAAATGGACTAATAGTATCATCGACCCGTTGTTTTCAATAACCTCAGTTTTGTGAAAAGGCTGAATTTTATGATAATCTGCTTATTTTTTATATGACTTGGAGCCCGTCTGTTGTTGCTCAATAAAACATTTCACCAAATGTATCGCATTCTCTATTCTTTATTTTGTCTTACAGCCGTTTGAAACACTCTCGTTACGCTCAAAAGTAATTATAGGAAGTGTCTGAATTAGCTAATTTTGTTATATGGTAATAGCTGCTGCCTGCCCAACTCAAATCTCATTATTCATTAACAAAAGATAATGTACAGCTAATGATGCATCGCCGATGGATAATG comes from Lampris incognitus isolate fLamInc1 chromosome 11, fLamInc1.hap2, whole genome shotgun sequence and encodes:
- the LOC130120884 gene encoding tubulin alpha chain-like; its protein translation is MRECISVHVGQAGVQMGNTCWELYCLEHGIQPDGQMPNRKPVGGHDDSFTTFFSETGAGKYVPRAIFVDLEPTVIDEVRTGTYRQLFHPEQLISGKEDAANNYARGHYTIGKEIIDSVLDRIRKLADQCTGLQGFLVFHSFGGGTGSGFTSLLMERLSVDFGKKSKLEFAIYPAPQVSTAVVEPYNSILTTHTTLEHSDCAFMVDNEAIYDICRRNLDIERPSYTNLNRLISQIVSSITASLRFDGALNVDLTEFQTNLVPYPRIHFPLATYAPVISAEKAYHEQLSVAEITNACFEPSNQMVKCDPRHGKYMACCLLYRGDVVPKDVNVAIAAIKTKRTIQFVDWCPTGFKVGINYQPPTVVPGGDLAKVQRAVCMLSNTTAIAEAWARLDHKFDLMYAKRAFVHWYVGEGMEEGEFSEAREDMAALEKDYEEVGIDSFEEDEEGEEY